Part of the Rhineura floridana isolate rRhiFlo1 chromosome 8, rRhiFlo1.hap2, whole genome shotgun sequence genome is shown below.
CCTACCAGTTGATTGGCTACTTTGCTGTTAGTGCTTGCAATATGTGGTTGCACCACATGGGGGTGTATTTACTGTATATaacaggggtggccaaacttgcttaacgtaagagccacatacgataaacttcagatgtttgagagccacaagacatgaacaaatattacacacacgtttttattgttacatgcacattttgttacaaaaattttatgtacgtaataatatttattcatgtatgtagtttttaaactgttaatttcTATACACATGTCTataccaaatgttttcaaaatcctgAATAATTATTGTTTTAACTATATTGAGCATATTTAATACGGTAATGAACTACGTAAAcatctaagaaaaatatgcaaataaaaggggtaaaacagatattttaattatatttatttgtcttagtaaatatctggtcaaaacatggaggaaaatatgtaaaccaataaaattagagaTCTTTTAATCAGATACCACCTTACAAAATTATAGTCTTATCATAATATTTTTATGACACAAACAGACATTGCTGCAATTATCAGGCTATTTACCGCTAATTTATCTTTGTATTCTTCCAGTTTGTGGTCTTTTATTTGAATATCAGGGAatgtatttactctccttttgAGATTGGGAAAGTAACTGAAGTTTCTTGACAATATGTCTCTTTGAAAAACTCTTATTTTATTCTGAAAGCTGAAAATTGTCTGAGTAAGATCAGAAACAATCTTATCCTTCTCCTGGAGTGCCAAGTTGAGAGTTTGTTGAGAGCCGCACATATATGTCAAAGAACCACATGTGGCTCGTGAGCCGCGGTTTGGCCACCCCTGGTATATAATCTTTAAGCACAGAAGTCCTTTAGGTCCTTCTAACACTATGGGTAGAAAGACCTGTTAAAAAAGGTGAACCTTAATATAGCTATGttgtgggaaagaggaaggtcttcatgtACCCCATAACTTGCTGATTTTCCATTTGAGTAGCTAAGATGAGACAAGCTTATATATATTTGCCTTTGGCTTTAACAGTTTGcatttgacacagaggctgctaTGTAAAGCCAAAGCATTTTAATCCCTGCTGTTTTCAATGGGAAAAATTGCTTAACCTTCCCACTGAGAGCAGGCTGATGTAGAAATGCTTAACTGTGGCTGGTTTGTGCTTGGAAGTTCTCGAATTTCCTTTTGTCAAGCAGTTATAAAAATTTACCACCATCTACTATCCAAATGTTTCAATTGCTTGCTTTCTCACACGTCATGCTGGCAtttattgattgactgactgcaatcctaaccccacttatctaagagtaagcccctttgaattcagtaggacttattcctgggtagacatggttaggattgtgctatttggTGTGTGTGAGTTTGAGTTTCTTGCATTGTTGCAAGGTGGTCGTGGGCAGTGTGTTttcctttccattaaacatttctccagtgttCTGCAGTCTCCCCAGGTGTCTGCACTTCCTGATTTGCACTGGCGGCTCATgaccattgagactggtagggtgaAAGACAGGGAGACCAAGAGGAGATGAAGCCCAAGCTAAAGACAGCCACTGCCACCTGCTGACAGGTtgaaaataagaaggcaggctgaGATTGGTTGGGCAGTGCCCCTTctccctaatggagcagcctcccaTGCCAATCTGAAAACGGCCCACACAAGACATTACGTCATGATGCCTTCCCCTAAGCTTTAACTGAAGCATGGGAAACCAGGGGTGCTGGCTGCTGCACCTGAAACTGGCGCAGTTGATGATTTTGTTTAAGGGAAGTCCTGccattaaccttttaaaaaacaactctgcactgatttctttaaaagtaaaaaaaaaaagactttactTTAAGAACACCAGCAATGAACAGCTGTCAGATGCAAAGCAGGCCCCCTCCCCGTGCTCCTGTGCTTACCGGAAGGCCCAGCTGAAGGGTTTTCAGGAAGTATGGGCACCCAGGAAGACTATAGAAAGCAGACCTCTGGAGAGATGATTTGGAGAACGATAGAAAGGCCACTCACAAGCACCTCTTGGCCAACTTCAAAGTATGGTAAACATGCCACCCCACATATCACCCGTAAGAATTTCACCATTTCCTCCCTCACCTTTCATGTTTTATTTtctaatgcaatttcttttctcacatattgatggagaatggtgggGGAAATGCAGGCGAGATTTTTGGCCCAGTGCTAGTTTAGAATCTATGAGTTTCTCCTCTCTCTGCTCTATGAAGTAGGAGAATGAGTCATGAATGATGTTGGCAAATGAAAGTTTTGCTGTAGACAGACCCAAATCTGCCTGCTAACAACCTTTCTTGTGATTTATGTCATTGCAGAACAGAAGAATCAGTATCTGAAGATGACAAAAGGAAGTATGTTGTCATGGACTGAAGTTGTGCGATCAAAAATTGATTGCTAATTCATGTCATGTTTATTGATTTATAGTATTGTACTTTTGAATTTGTATTTACTgcagttttattatattttctccTGTATAATTCTGTTCATCGTTTTGGGGGCTTTAgccaaaaagcagtatacaaataaaccAATGAATAAATGAGGGAAGAACACAGGGAAAGAAATGTTTTTTAAGTTATTATCCCAAAGCATTTGCAACACCTATTCCTTGGATGTGTTTGCACACAGACTCTGATCCCTGCCCCCACCAACATATTGTTGTCATcagttgattttaattatattttgaatttttaaagtaatttcttTTAACTTTTTTGGAAACTGTTTTGACATTCTGTTGACAATCAAGCAATATGTACACTTTGTTAATATGGAAATTaaagtttacagcaattaaaatatgGATAAATAAAAATCTCAACCTTTACTTTACCTTCCTGATTCTGGGAAACAATTGTAGTACTGAAGGTACTCTGTTGGAATAAAGAATGCTGCATAAATGGCCCACAATTAGCCAAATTCTTTACACAGAATGTGTAACCAGAAGCTGTTATGGGTTATTCCGAAGGGAGCTACTCCAAAGGGATGCTGAACGGAGGGCACAGGATTAGAGCGCTTAGCTGGGTCTCCCTCGCCAATGATCAGGCAAACAAACCTCTATGGTAGTCAAGGGCTAATTGGTAAAAACACAGAGAGAGGGGTGGCCAGTTTTCTAAGACCCAGCAGCAACCAACGGCACAGTCTTGTCTGCAGTGCCTTGAGAGCAGAAAAGTGCTGTGAAGGGAGGAGCTGACCTGAGCGTTGCGTgatgagagggaggagagagagttgAGGTTGAGAGTGAAGAGGCCAAGCCTTAAACAGTGAGCTGCTTCTGCTATTCTATAACATTGTTGAATGCTGTATTTTTCTGTACTGCTGGGATCCCTTTTCAATTTCATCTTTTCATGTcatattgggggctttttagtgaGTAagtggagacatgatagaggtgtacaaaACTATGAAtggagtggagaaagtggacagaagaAAGTTTTTCTTCCTGTCTTGGAGCTCTAGAACTCgatgacatccaatgaagctgaatgctggaagattcagggcagacaaaaggaagtagtagctcttcatacagcacatagttaaactatggaattcactcccacaagtagtgatggccaccaacttggatggctttaaaagaggattagacaaattaatgggagATAAAGCTATTACTTGCTACTAAGACAATGTCTATATTCTGCTTCCATTGTTGGAAGCAATAtgcctgaatgccagttgctgggaatcgcatggtgctgttgcactctggttCTTCATGCAGACTTCTTggccaatatgagaacagaatgctagactggaggggcattggcctgatctagcaggctcttcttatattcttagtaGCGGATGGCCTTGAGCCCCCTCCCTTTCTGGAATCTCGGTTCTCCAGTCTGTGTACACGCTGTTCTGCATGTTTCCTTGGAAATGTTTAGATATTACTTTGGAAAATCTGTATCTGAACAGAGCCGGCGCCAGGCACGACTGGGCCCTTGGTCACTAGCCTGCCATGGGCCCACAGTGCCCGCCCGCAtgcaccacctacctctcccactgcAGTGAATGCTGGGCacactgtgcgcacatgcctgccatcaaccaagatggcggtgagggcttccctaaggggttaaTGCTtccgctaccatcttggttgatggtacgcatgtgtgctatgtgcatgcacatgcctgccatcaaccaagatggcggcaggggcatcagacccttagggaagcctcggccaccatcttggttgatggcaggtgtgttggctattaaactgagaaagcagaggttaaatttccacaagtgagctacgtgacttagcagcaaaagttggcagagctcgagccatcttcaaggacacgttgctaagaaacctaggcttgggcagctggccttatctatatagagggccagcagacacttatgagtgtgggggtcgaggagtttgtacagagagagcttgtgatatattgtcagtaaagtgactcttaaaacttattgcttgtccggctcattgcttcaactggcatctagcctgtcactatactgttctgcatcctgggcatctgcttgcgccagatacaacatccaacaaggtGTGCATGCGCAGTGCACACAACATTCACTGCAACAGGAGTGGTAGGTAGGGTGTGCAGGTGGGTGTCACAGGCCTGCTCAGTTGTatgagggggtgcctgggagctccctctctgcaatttgCGGCAGGgtcagctcccgaccctgccacagattgcagaacaggagtgctacctCCCATCTgaaggaggggccctcagccagggcccaacctggctgtcctctgGCGCCAGTCCTGATCTGAACAATGCATGTGAGAGCTGGTAGGGTGTAGTGACTAAATGACTGAGCTATGACTAAAGGACTgaactatgaatcagcaatttgCAAGTTCGAATCATGTCTCATCCAAGAATGCACTAGGTCACCTTAGGCAAGCCGCTCCATTCCAACCTCACTCCACTCTCCCCAACTACAATATGGATTATAATAATATGACTTATTTTACTGGGTTGTTATACAGATCACATCCAGATAACGCATGTGAAATGCTTTCAACAATGGAAAGCCCTACAatctttagtagtagtagtaataagtGTATAATTATATAGGTAAATGTTTACATCATCATGATGTCCATATcagtgtttttttccccatgaaGGAACTATGGGGGTGTTTATGTTGGTCTACCAGCTGATGCTGCTACCAAGATTTCCACCCAGACCAAGATGGCACCTAAAGGTACttcttaaaacaatgtttttttagcAGCACAAGAGTCCTTGTATTTCTAATTTATTGTAGTGCTAAAACAGTCATTTTAGCGTTTGCAACACTTGACAGCAGTCATGTTTGCCACTCAGATTTTATTAGATgaactttgccaacctggtgctttccatatgttttggactacaacttccagctccccccccccccggccagtatggctgtgctgcctggggttCATGGGAGTTGTGATTCAAaacatggagggcaccaggttggcaaaatctGTATTAGATGGTTGCTTCTGTTCAGTTACCACCAAGCATTTTATTGGCTCCTTGCCATTTACAACTGTTTTGTAAACAATTTCAATATCTTCTTCAATGCGTTTCTTATATTACATATAAAGGCTTTCAAGGTTAAATAAATAGTGCTGTAGCATTATTATCATTGTTTCTTAATTCTAATAAcccaaagatttaaaaagtttgaTCTCAAGCTTAGATTTGTTCCTTGTCTATTCATGCTCAACCTTCAAAAAATTGCTTAAGTAACtatatcttttttttcttttaaagaagagAGACTGCATTATCGTAAGAATACTCCTTACTTCGTAACAAGGCAAAGAGATGACAAATGCAATGTATAAGTTAACTTAACTGTGTGGTCCCATGTTGTTGCCTTGGTAATATGCCAAGGGACCTCAGTAAGGCTTGATGGAAGGCTGCTTCTGCTGttcccattttttatttattggagTGCACTTCCCCATCACTCCAGTGATGAAAAGTGGGAAGGTTATATTCCCATGCCTACTGATCAGTCAGACATAGATCTGCTGACCTACTCCCAGGTTCTCACCATCTGTGTCCAATTCATGTGGGTTGGAGCTGAAACTTCTTGGGCAAACTAGATTTGTTTACAGGAGATCTATCCCATAATTACATGTAAGGTCTAATTTCTAGAACAAAAAGGATCTGCAGGTGTGAGTAGGTAGACCCACCTTATGCCTGCTGCATAACTTCCCTGTAGCCTTGTCCCCTGAAAGCACTTTTTTCTCCCTCCCACAACATTATATGAATTTGGTTCAGACCTGGGTTTAAATAAATGCCAAGCTGAGACACGTACAAGAATTTTGCCTTTGCATGCATacccttcactcctcccttcatAGCacgctttaataagccaggagagCTCTAATTTAACCATAGTTTCACATTTTCTACAAACCAGGAAAAAGTGGTTGTCAGTTTCCAGGAGGGGGAAATCATTCTgacaaagggccatagctcacctgctttgcatgaagaagatcccagattcagttcCTGATGGCACCTCTATTTAAGGCTGAGGAaaatgcctgcctgaaaccctggagatctgctgctccTCAGTGAAAACAATgcctagctagatggaccaagggtctggatCAGCTTCCTATTTTTCTATGTCGCTTCAGAACAATCCAGGAACGTAAACCACAGTTTTCCGTTGGTTTAACATCCTGGCTCGTTCTGAACTtgggtaaccatagtttcctggtttggatgaaaCAGGAATCCTAGTTATGTAGAGACTTTGTGACTTACTGAGGTATAtcaggaagggaggagcaaaggagttGTATACGCTGTCAAAGGCCTCATTGATATCTCTGGTTAATAAGCCAAGATGTGATTACCTAATGTGGTCACTGTTGCATCAGATGTGGCCCTTAAGAGAATGCATGCGAAAAACCACAATTACAATTCCCCAAGTTCCTTGGGAAACTGGGGGACTTAAATTGGTTTAATACATATCATTTATGTATTGATTATAGTTATACTAGCAAAATGCCTATCATTATGATGGCTGGGTTGTGTCAAAGGAGGGCATTCACTATCAGTGGAGGCCACACCACACACTCTTAGGGGTAGTGGATCTGTTTTGACCCTAATgtctgagtgcagcagcactgaATTTCCCCCAAAGGGATGAATGGCAGCTATTTGGTAGTAGGGGAAAAATTAAAAGTGCACTCTGAGAACCCACTGAGTTACAAAAGGGTGTTAAACCTGTCTCTGGTTCTGAAATGAGGGTGATGTTTTCTGCCTGCTCAGCTATGTTCCAGGTCAttaacaacaacatatatattctgcaaaatagatgggctgctttcacactgcactttattcc
Proteins encoded:
- the C8H12orf75 gene encoding overexpressed in colon carcinoma 1 protein isoform X3, whose translation is MGCGNSTAGSAGSRDTAGTAKDVTEESVSEDDKRKNYGGVYVGLPADAATKISTQTKMAPKEERLHYRKNTPYFVTRLEDHERSELFEQLELSA